One genomic region from Rosa rugosa chromosome 1, drRosRugo1.1, whole genome shotgun sequence encodes:
- the LOC133725763 gene encoding 36.4 kDa proline-rich protein-like, producing the protein MGTNYVLALLLVLILNLGSFLTSLANAPYCAPPTYPPKFPPKHPPHVKPPVKPPHVKPPYIPKPPVKPPHVKPPYIPKPPVKPPHVKPPYIPKPPVKPPHVKPPYIPKPPVKPPHVKPPYIPKPPVKPPHVKPPYVPTPQPPYYPKPPIVHPPFIPKPPIVHPPFIPKPPIVHPPFIPKPPIVNPPITPKPPVYPSPPPTPVVTPSPPPPATETPCPPPPPSVVPYPPPPPKNTCPIDALKLGACVDVLGGLIHIGIGESAKDTCCPVLQGLLDLDAAICLCTTIKLKLLNINIIIPLALQVLIDCGKTPPDGFKCPS; encoded by the coding sequence ATGGGGACGAACTATGTTCTGGCTTTGCTCTTGGTTCTGATTCTCAACTTGGGAAGTTTCCTCACTTCTCTTGCAAACGCTCCCTACTGTGCACCACCGACATACCCTCCTAAGTTCCCCCCCAAACACCCTCCTCATGTCAAACCACCAGTAAAACCACCACATGTGAAGCCTCCCTACATTCCCAAACCGCCCGTAAAACCGCCGCATGTGAAGCCTCCCTACATTCCCAAACCGCCCGTAAAACCACCGCATGTGAAGCCTCCATACATTCCCAAACCACCAGTGAAGCCACCACACGTGAAGCCTCCCTACATTCCCAAACCACCAGTGAAGCCGCCACACGTGAAGCCTCCCTACATTCCCAAACCACCAGTGAAGCCACCACATGTGAAACCTCCCTATGTACCAACACCACAACCACCATACTATCCCAAACCACCAATTGTCCACCCGCCCTTCATCCCAAAACCACCAATTGTGCACCCTCCCTTCATCCCAAAACCACCAATTGTCCACCCACCTTTCATCCCTAAACCACCAATTGTGAACCCACCAATTACTCCCAAGCCCCCCGTGTACCCTAGCCCGCCACCGACACCTGTTGTGACCCCTAGCCCGCCGCCACCAGCAACAGAAACACCCTGTCCTCCTCCACCACCTTCAGTAGTACCATACCCACCGCCGCCACCAAAAAACACGTGTCCCATCGACGCTCTCAAGCTAGGGGCTTGTGTGGACGTGCTTGGTGGGCTGATTCACATTGGGATAGGGGAAAGTGCTAAAGACACTTGCTGTCCTGTGCTTCAAGGACTGCTGGACTTGGACGCCGCCATTTGCCTCTGCACCACCATCAAGCTTAAGCTCCTTAACATCAACATTATCATACCTCTTGCTCTTCAGGTCCTCATCGACTGTGGGAAGACACCACCCGATGGATTCAAGTGTCCTTCATAA